The genomic window ACCCACGTCGACCGTCACTCCGGCTGACGTCCGACTCCCGCCCCGCCGGCACCACCGGCGGGGTACTTGAGCGCCTCCGCCCCGCCGCGTCATCATCGGGGCTGCCGCCGCGCTGCGTAGACTCTCCGGACCATGAGCACCCTGCAGACGCTTGATCGTGGTCTCGAGGCGATCGAGATCATCTCGCAGCGCACCGGCGGCATCTCCCCCGCCGCACTGGCCGACGAGCTCGGTGTGCACCGCGCGGGCGCCTATCGCATCCTGACGACGCTGGAGCACCGACGCCTCGTCGCCAAGGGCAACGACGGCCGCTACCGACTCGGCAGCGGGACGCTCGTCGTCGCCGGTCGCTTCATGAGCCAGTACCGGGCCTCCGCGCAGCCGGTGGTGCAGGACCTCGCCGACCGCAGCGGCTGCACCGCCTTCGTCGCCATCGCCGACCGGTCCGAGTCGATCGCGATCGCCGTCGCCGAGCCGGCCGCGCGCGGCTCGATCGGGATCAGCTACCAGGTCGGCGCCCGTCACCCCCTCGAGCAGGGCGCCGATGGTCTGGCGATCCTCGCCCAACGCCCCGAGCGCGAGAGCGACAGCGAAGCCGTGCGACGCTCCCGCGCACAGGGGTACGCGATCTCCGACGGTGAGGTCCAGCCCGGCGCCGTCGGCGTCGCCATCGGAACCGGCGAGGCCTCCTCCGGGTCCGACGTCGAGGCCTCGATCGGTGTCATCCGGCTCGGCCTGCCCGGGGACCTGGACATCGACCGACTGCTGCCCCTCGTCCACGATGCACGAGCATCCGTGGCGCGCCTGTACTGAGGGACCGCCGGCGTCGGGGCTCCCGCAGACCTCTCCGCACCGCCACCATCGTGGCTCGTCGCCATCGCGCCACCCCGCTCACGTCAAAACCACTCTTGACCCTCGATGTGGGCTGCACTACTTTGTGCGGAGTCCGCACACAACTGTGCGTTGTCCGCACAAGGGAGTGTTCATGTCCACCGCCTGCCCCGTCTCTCGTGGAGCCGCCGAGTTCGACCCCTTCGGCGACGGCTACCAACAGGACCCGCCGGCCTACGTCGAGTGGTCACGTGAGTCGGAGCCGGTCTTCTACAGCCCGAAGCTCGACTACTGGGTCGTCACGCGCTACGAGGACATCAAGGCGATCTTCCGCGACAACGTCACCTTCTCCCCGTCGGTCGCGCTGGAGAAGATCACGCCGACGAGCCAGGCGGCCAACGACGTCCTGGCCTCCTACGACTACGGCATGAACCGCACGCTGGTGAACGAGGACGAGCCGGCCCACATGGAGCGCCGCCGCGCGCTGATGGAGCCCTTCTCCCCCGAGCACCTGGCCCACCACGAGCCGATGGTCCGCGCCCTCGTGCGCGAGTACGTCGACGCCTTCATCGACGACGGCCGCGCGGACCTGGTCAACCAGATGTTCTGGGAGATCCCGCTGACCGTGGCGCTGGAGTTCCTCGGCGTCCCCGATGACGACAAGCCGAAGCTGCGTGAGTACTCCGTCGCCCACACCGTCAACACGTGGGGCCGGCCGGAGCCGGAGGAGCAGGTCGCCGTCGCCCATGCCGTCGGCAACTTCTGGCAGTACGCGGGCGGGGTCCTGGAGCGGATGCGCGAGCGGCCCGAGGACCACGGGTGGATGCAGTACGGCATCCGCACGCAGCGCGAGCTGCCGGAGGTCGTCACCGACTCCTACCTGCACTCGATGATGATGGCCGGCATCGTCGCCGCCCACGAGACGACGGCCAACGGCATCGCCAACGCCGTGAAGCTGCTGCTGGAGAACCGCGCCATCTGGGACCAGATCTGCGCCGAGCCCTCCCTCATCCCCAACGCCGTCGAGGAGTGCCTGCGGCACAACGGGTCGCAGGCCGCGTGGCGCCGCATCACGACCGCACCGACCCGGATCGGCGGCGTCGCCGTCCCCGAGGGCGCGCGCATCCTCATGGTCTCCTCCTCCGGCAACCACGACCCGCGCCGCTTCGAGGACCCCGAGCTGGTGGACGTGCGCCGCGACGACGCCGCCGACCACCTCACCTTCGGCTACGGCGCACACCAGTGCCTGGGCAAGAACCTCGCTCGCATGGAGATGCAGATCTTCCTCGAGGAGCTCACCGGCCGCCTGCCGCACATGCGCCTGGCCGAGCAGGACTTCACCTACGTGCCCAACACCTCCTTCCGCGGGCCGGAGCACCTGTGGGTCGAGTGGGACCCCGCGGCCAACCCCGAGCGCACGCAACCCTCGATCCTCCAGCCGCGGGTCGAGGTCAACATCGGTGAGCCCACCACGGCCCACCACAGCCGTCCGATGCGGGTGGAGAGCGTCGTCGACGCCGCCGACGGCGTCCGGCACATCACCCTCAGCAGCGCTGACGGCACCGCCCTGCCGGCCTTCACCCCCGGCTCGCACATCGACGTCGAGTGCGGCGACAGCGGGATCGTGCGCCAGTACTCGCTGTGCGGTCTCCCGCCGGCACCGGTCCAGCCCGCGGGTTGCCCGGTCCCGCACATCCCGCGCCCGCAGCGCTACGAGATCGCCGTCCTGCGTGAGGAGGAGTCCCGTGGCGGCTCGTCCTGGGTGCACGACCACGTGCGCGAAGGGGAGATCCTCACCGTCCGCGGACCGCGCAACCACTTCCGCCTGCCCGAGCGTGCCCAGCGCTACGTCTTCGTCGCCGGCGGCATCGGCATCACCCCGATCCGGGCGATGGCCGCGCAGGCGGCTCGCGAGGACGTGCCCTACGAGATCCACTACCTCGGTCGCGAGCGCGCCGGTATGGCCTTCGCCCACGAGCTGCTGGCCGAGCACGACGACCGGCTCTCGGTCCACTGCTCCGGCGAGGGCCCCCGCGCGGACCTGCTGCAACTGATGGCCGACAACGCGCAGGACGGCCGCGCCGGCCGAGTGCACGTCTACGCGTGCGGCCCGCAGCGGATGATCGACGACCTCAGCGCCGCCAGCGCCGACTGGCCCGAGGAGAGCGTGGTCTTCGAGCACTTCTCCTCCACCCTCGGCGAGCTCGACCCGGAGGTCGAGCACGAGTTCACCGTGCACCTGGCGGACTCGGACACCGACCTGGTCGTCCCCCGCGACCGCACCCTCCTGCAGACCCTGCGGGATGCCGGACGGCAGATTCCCTCCAACTGCCAGGAGGGCCTGTGCGGCACCTGCGAGGTGCCCGTCCTCGACGGAGAGGTCGACCACCGCGACGTCGTCCTGACCGGGTCCGAGCGTCGCGAGGGCGACCGGATGATGTCGTGCTGCTCCCGCGCGGTCGGCGACCGGATCGTCCTCGGGCTCTGACCCCCTTCGCCACCACCCCTGCCCGCCGCCCCCAACCAGACACCAAAGGCAGCCGATGACGCTTGCACTCCTGGGAATCCTGCTCTCGCTGGGCCTCCTGATCACCCTCGCCTATCGCGGTCACTCGGTGATCGCCGTCGCCCCCGTCGCCGCCTCCATCGCGGTGATCATGTCCGGCGCACCACTGCTGGCCAGCTACACACAGATCTTCATGCCGGCGTTGGGTTCGTTCCTGATCGCCTTCTTCCCGCTCTTCCTCGTCGGCGCGATCTTCGGTCGGCTGATGACGATCAGCGGCTACGCACAGGACCTGGCCCGGTGGATCTCCGGGATCCTCGGCCCCCGGTTCGCCATCCTCGTCACGGTCCTGGCCACTGCGCTGCTGACCTACGGCGGCGTCAGCGCCTGGGTGGTCGTCTTCACGATCTTCCCGATCGGGATGGCGCTCTTCGAGGAGGCGGACATCCCCAGGCGACTGATGCCCGCTGCCATCGCCCTGGGCATCTTCACCTTCGCCACGGCAGCGCTGCCGGGGTCCCCGCAGATCCACAACACCATCCCGACGAAGTTCTTCGGCACCAACACCTTCGCCGCACCCGGCCTCGGCCTGCTCGCCGCCGTCCTCGTCTTCGGCCTGGGCATGCTGTGGCTCGAGCACCGGCAACGCCAGCTCGCCCACGCAGGCGAGTCCTTCTGGGACCCCACCCATGCGGAGCTCAAGCAGTCCCGGCGCGGCAACATCACCAGCGGACCTGACACGGGGGGCGCAAGCACCTCCCTGCCGGCCGCCGACTCCGGGGGCGGCCCCGTCAGCAGCGGCACGCAGGGCGGGCGCGGCCCGGCCGTGGCCACCCGTGAGATGACGACCACGTCCGCCACGACGGTCACGACCGGGCAGACCACTGCCACTCGCCCGAGCGCGAGCGCCGGCCTGATCGGTCTGAGCCCGATCCTGGCGATCGTCGCGGTCAACGCGCTGTGCACCTACCTGCTCTTCCCGGCGATGGACTTCGGCTACCTCGCCGACGAGAAGTTCGGTGCGACCTCCATCGACGCCCTCACCGGCATCTGGTCGGTGACCGTCGCGATGCTCGCCGGGATCGTCCTGGTCTTCCTCATGCGCATCGGGTCCTTCTCCGAGTATGTCGACGGGCTGTCCGACGGTGCCAAGAACGCCGTGCTGCCGGTCTTCAACACCGCCAGCGAGGTCGGCTACGGCGCGGTCATCGCGTCCCTGGCCGTCTTCGTGGCGATCCGCGACAACATCTTCGGCATCAGCGACAACCCGCTCATCGTCGCGGCCGCCTCCACCTCGGGCATCTCCGGACTGACCGGGTCCGCCTCCGGTGGGTTGACGATCACCCTGCAGACCTTCGGAACCGACCTGGCCCAGATGGCGACCGACCAGGGCATCTCGATGGGCCTGATGCACCGGGTGACGGCGATGGCCTCGATCGGATTCGACTCGCTGCCGCACAACGGCGCGATCATCACCCTGCTGCTCGTGACCGGACTGTCACACCGGGAGTCCTACAAGGACATCTTCGTCGTCACTGTCCTCGTCCCCCTCGCCGGCCTGCTCACCGTCATCGGTCTCGGCATGGCCGTAGGCTCGTTCTGATGACGCGCCGTTCCCGCACCCATCACCAGGAGGACTGACTCATGGCCCACTACCGCCAGATCGGACCGGTGCCCCAGCAACGGCACACCCTCTTCAAGGACGAGGACGGCTCGATCCTCTCCGAGGAGCTGATGGGTGAGGAGGGTTTCTCCTCCGACTCCTCGCTGCTCTACCACCGGCACATCCCCTCGGCGATCGTCGGGGCGCGCGAGTGGGTGCTGCCGGACCAGTCGCTGGTGGCGAACCAGCCGCTGCTGCCCCGCCACCTGAAGCTGCACGATCTCTTCACCGACGAGGAGGCCGCAGCGACCGATGCGGTCACCGGCCGCCGGCTCGTGCTGGGCAACGGCGACGTGCGCATCTCCTACGCGGTTGTCGGGGCGACCTCGCCGCTGTACAAGAACGCGATCGGCGACGAGTGCGTCTACGTCGAGCGGGGGTCGGCGCTGGTGGAGACCCAGTTCGGTGCGCTCGAGGCCGCCGAGGGTGACTACGTGATCATCCCCCGCGCCACGATCCACCGCTGGGTGCTGCGCGAGGGCGAGACCGCGCGCCTGTACGTCATCGAGGCCAACAGCCACATCGCCCCGCCGAAGCGCTACCTCTCCCGCTACGGCCAGTTCCTGGAGCACTCGCCCTACTGCGAGCGGGACCTGCACGGCCCGACCGAGCCGCTGCTGCGCCAGGAGAGCGACGTCGACGTCTACATCAAGCACCGCGGCCGGGGCGAAGGGGGCATCGCCGGCACCGTGCACACGGTGCCCGACCACCCCTTCGACGTCGTCGGGTGGGACGGGTGCCTCTACCCGTACACCTTCAACATCCGCGACTACATGCCGATCACCGGCAAGGTGCACCAGCCGCCGCCCGTCCACCAGGTCTTCGAGGGCAACAACTTCGTCATCTGCAACTTCCTGCCGCGCAAGGTCGACTACCACGAGCTGGCCGTGCCGGTGCCGTACTACCACTCCAACGTCGACTCCGACGAGATCATGTTCTACGTCGACGGCGACTACGAGGCACGCAAGGGCTCGGGCATCGGCAAGGGCTCGATCTCGATCCACCCCGGCGGGCACAACCACGGCCCCCAACCGGGCGCGGTCGAGGCCGCGCTGGGCGTGGAGTACTTCGACGAGACCGCGGTCATGGTCGACACCTTCCGCCCGCTCGACCTCGGCCCGGCCGCCCGCGCGACCGACGACGGCAAGTACGCCTCCTCGTGGTCCGGGGGCCGTTGGCTGGGCGGACGGACCGACGCATGAGCAGCAGCGTCCCCGAGCAGTTCCTGCGCTTCTTCGACGACGCGGCGACCTTCCCGCCGGGGCTGGCTCCCGTCGAGCAGGCGGTGGCCGACCACGTGGAGCGACGGTCTTTCCGCAACGTCGCGGCGGTGGGGCCGGCCGTGCTCGCCCTGGCCGACCTGCAGCGGGCCCGGGAGATCGCCGACGCCTTCGACCTGACGAGCGCTCCCGTCGAGGTCTCCGTCGTCACCCCGGCCGGCGCCCTCGAGGAAGCGCTGGCGGCCGTCGGCGAGGTGCGACCACAGCTGCAGGTCGTGACGATCGAGCTGAAGACCGACCCGGGCGACCGCGAGGTGATGGCCGAGCAGATCACCGAAGCCGCTGCGGTGCAAGGTATCCCGATCTTCGTCGAGCTGACCGCGGCGCAGGTGGCCGACGGCGCCCTCGACCTGCTCGTCGACACCGGGCTGGCGCTGAAGTACCGCACCGGTGGGATCGAGGCGCACCTCTTCCCAACCCCGCAGGAGCTCGGTGACGTGCTCGTGAAGGCGGTCGCGGCCGGCGTGCCGTTCAAGCTGACCGCCGGGCTGCACGAGGCGATCCGGTACACGAACTCCGAGACCGGCTTCCACCACCACGGCTTCCTCAACATCGCGTTGGCCACCCAGGCGGCGCGCGCCCACGAGAGCGCCGAGCGCGTCGCCGCGTGGCTCGCGGAGACCGACCCGGACGTCCTCGCGACGGCTGCGGCCGACTCGGACGGCTCGTGGCGCGAGTCCTTCCGCTCCTTCGGCACCTGCAGCGTCGGCGAGCCCGCCGACAGCCTGCGCCGACTCGACCTCTTCCCGGCCTGACCCGACCACCACTGACCTGACCTGACCTGACCACGAACCAGGAGCATCAATTGACCACCGCTGCAGCGCGATTCGGCACGACCGGATTCGGCGCAGAGAACCTGCCCTATGCCTCCTTCTCCGTCGCCGGGGGTGACCGCCGCCTGGGTGTGCGCCTGGGCGACCAGGTCATCGCGATCGCCGCGCTCGCCGCGCAGGTCGGGACCCCCCGGCTCGACGACGCGGCCCGTGATGCGGTCTCCGGGCCGGACCTGGACGCACTGCTCGCCGCGGGCCACACGGCCTGGCAGCCGCTGCGCACCTGGCTGCAGGAGGTCGTGACCACCGACGGGCTCGACACCGCGGTGGAGTCCGCCGCCACCCCGGTGGCCGACGTGCAGCTGCACCTGCCCTTCACCGTCGCCGACTACGTCGACTACTACGCCTCGGAGCACCACGCGTCCAACATCGGGCAGATGTTCCGCCCCGACGAGGACCCGCTGAAGCCCAACTGGAAGCACCTGCCCGTCGGGTACCACGGCCGCGCCGGCACGGTCATCGCCTCCGGCACCGACATCCCCCGCCCGAAGGGCCTGCGCCCGGACCCCTCGGGCACCCCGAGCTTCGGCGCCTCGCGCCGGTTGGACATCGAGGCCGAGCTGGGCTTCGTCGTCGGTGGGTCCGCGCCCGAGGGTGAGGTGACCGTGGCGCGCGCCGGTGCCGAGCACCTCTTCGGCGTCGTGCTCTTCAACGACTGGTCCGCCCGCGACATCCAGGCCTACGAGTACGTGCCGCTCGGCCCGTACCTGGGCAAGTCCTTCGCCTCGTCCATCTCCATGTGGGTCGTGCCCTTCGACGCGCTGACCGACGCCCGCGTCGAGCCGCCCACCCGCGACCACGAACTCACGGCCTACCTCGACGACAGCGTCGACGGCCCGTGGGGCCTGGACATCACGATGGAGGTCGAGATCGACGGCCAGGTCGTCTCCAACCCACCGGCACGGACCCTGTACTGGACCGCACCCCAGATGGTCGCGCACATGAGCGTCAACGGAGCGAGCCTGCGCCCGGGCGACTTCTTCGGCTCCGGCACCGTGTCCGGGACCGAGGTCGACCAGCGCGGGTCCTTCATCGAGCTGTCCTGGGGTGGCAAGGAGCCACTGACGCTCGACAACGGCCACGAGCAGACCTTCCTCACCGACGGCCAGACCGTCACCCTGCGCGGCACCGCCCCCGGGGCCAACGGGTCGGTCATCGACTTCGGCGAGTGCGTGGGCACGATCACTCCCGCGACCTGAGCCCCCTCCACGTCGGTGTCACCACCGGCCGATGCCCCCTCGCACCCGCAGTGCCAGCCACGTGGTGAGCACGACCGTCAGCGTGCCCACGCCGCAGGCGACGAGGAGGGCGCGGACGAAGCCGGCCTCACCCCCTTCGCCGCCGAAGGTCAGGACGGTGACGGCCAGGGCGGAGCCGACGGAGAAGCCGAGGTAGCGCACGACCATCGTGAAGGCGATGGCACTGCCGGTCTCCGAGCGCGGGACCGAGCCGACGAGCAGGCCCGGGATGCCGGCGAAGCTCAGGCCGCTGCCGATGCCGGCGATCGCCATCGCGAGCAGCAGCTGCCAGACGCGCTCGTGGGCGATGACCAGCAGGACGAAGGCGGAGAGGTACGTCGCCGCGCCCAGCGGCAGCAGCATCGTCCCGGGGACCCACGGCACGAGCCGTTGGCTCAGGCGGCTGCCGACGACACTGGCGAGGGCATAGGGCACGAGCAGCAGACCGGCCGCGCTGGCGCCGTGGCCCATCCCCCACACCGGGTCCTGCACGACGATGACGACGAGCGGGAAGAGCATGTAGACGCCCACGCCCAGCAGCATCGAGGTCACGTGCGTCAGCAGCGGGACCGGCCGACTGGCGAGGGTGACGTCGACCAGGGGGTGGGCCACGCGGCGGCTCCACCACACCCAGGCGGCGCACGCCGCGGCGCCGACGGCAGCCAGGAGCGCGACCCGCCCGATCGGGAGCGTCGACACCTCGGCCAGCGCGACGAGGATCGCCGTCGTCCCGCCCGCGAGGAGGGCGGTCCCCCACCAGTCGACCGTGGTGCCCGCTGTGTCCGGGTTCGGCGGGAGGGTGAGCAGCGCCAGCACCAGGGTGGCCGCGCACAGGGCGGTGCCAACGCCGAAGGCGACCCGGATCCCCCACAGGTCGGCCATGGTGGCGGCGATCGGGTACCCCAGGCCCGCGCCGGCGACGGTGGTGACGGACAGGATCGCGATGGCGCCCGCCCGTCGCTGCTGCGGGAGTGCCTCGCGCGCGATGGCGATGGCGACCGGGGTGAGGCCATAGCCCAGCCCCTGCAGGGTGCGGCCGGTGAGGAAGGCGCCGAAACCGAGCGGGAGGGCGCACAGCAGGCCCCCCAGCGTCGCCCCACCCAGGCCCAGGACCACGGCGCGCATGCGGTCACGGCCGGCGGACATCCGCCCGATGATCGGGGTCGCGACGGCGCCGGCCAGCATCGTCAGGGTCAGCGACCACTGGGCCGCCGTGAGTGGGACGTCGAAGTCATGCGCGATGCCGGGCACGAGCGGGGCGCCGAGGCTGCCGGCGACCGCGGTGATGGTCGTCAGCAGGACGAGGGTGGTGAAGAGCAGTCGGCTGGGGCTGCTCCGGTCCGTCGTCACGCTGGTCAGTGTCTCAGGCGGATGATGCTGTGCACTGCTAACATCAGTGGATTGCACTTCACTTATGTTAGATGTGAATCATGACTGCAGACACCGGATCGTGGGCCGTGGGCTGGGAGTCGCTGCCGTGGCATCGCGATCCCACGCGGCCGCTCTCCCGGAGCCAGCGCGCGCGAGTCCGCTCCACGTATGAGGCCGCGATCCCGAGCACCATCGCCTCACAGGAGCTCACGATCGATCCTGACGTCCTCGCGCAGGCGGATGACGCACGGGCGGAGATCTCCCGCTTCGACGCGGACCTGTCGAGGATGCTGCCCGGTACCGAGTTGGCCCCCCTGAGCGCAGTCCTGCTACGCACGGAGTCCGCCTCGTCCTCCCAGATCGAGCAGGTCACGGCGGGCGCCCGTGCTCTGGCGATGGGCACCCTGGACCTGGCCAAGCCGGGCAGCAACGCACAACTCGTCACTGCCAACGTCGCCGCGATGACCAGCGCGATCGACCTGGCCGACTCGGTCAACCCGTCATCCGTGCTGGCTATCCATGCCGCTCTCATGCACGGTCAGAGGCACGCGAATCCGGGAGCGCTACGAACCGAGCAGGTGTGGATCGGTGGCACGAGCATCTCGCCGCACGGGGCGGAGTTCGTACCGCCGCAGCATCCACGGGTCAGCACCGCGATGGACGACCTGTGCGACTTCGTCGCTCGCACCGACGTCCCCCTGCTGGCCCAGTGCGCCATCGCCCATGCGCAATTCGAGACGATCCACCCCTTCAGCGACGGCAACGGTCGCGTCGGTCGCGCACTCGTGCACACCATGCTGCAGCAGGCCGGCGCCACGACCCGCGCGACGGTGCCGATCTCGGCAGGGCTGCTGACGGACACCGCGGCCTACTTCGCGGCACTGACTGCCTACCGGGACGGAGACATCAACCCGATCATCGCCCGCTTCGTCGAGGCCACCTTCCTGGCCATCGGCAACGGACGACTCCTGGCACAGCAGCTCGTGGAGATCCACGACGCGTGGTCCGCGTCGATCCGTGCGCGCCGCACTGCCACGATCTGGCACGTCCTGCCACTGCTGCTCAGCCAGCCGGTAGTCACCTCGGCCCACGTCCAACACGTGGCCGGGGTGTCGCAGCCCGCCGCCGACCAGATCATCGCGCGCCTGCGCGAGGCCGGCATACTGACGAAGGCCTCCGCAGGACAGCGCTACGTGACGTGGGTGGCGACTGACGTCACTGGGGCACTGGACGACTTCGCCGAGCGCGCGCGTCGGGGTTGACGTTCCCGAAAGCCCTCACGCCACGAAGTCGGGCCACCCGGCGTCGAGGTAGTCGATGAAGTCCTCCCCCACGCGCTCGAAGCGCAGGTGGTCCCGGGTCACCGGCAGCCCTGCCATGGCAAAGCCGGAGTCGTCGGCCGCCCGGCGGGGGAAGTCGTGGTGCACGATCGCCGCGCGCCCCAGGTCGACGAAGTCCGCGCCGTGCTCCATGCACCAGCGCGCCTGCTCGGCGGTGCGGATCGCGCCGGCGACCCCGAGTCGCGTGGCGCCGCGGTGCACGGAGGTGAACTGGTCGATCAGGAGGGATCCCCCGTCGTCCACTCTCGCGAAGGCGTCCCACAGCGACATGTCAACGTAGTCGACGAGGCCGGAGTCGAGGACCCACTGCGCAACGGTCACGCCCTCCTCGAGGACGACACCGTTTCCCCGCGGAGTCAGGCGCACCCCGACCTGGAAGTCGGCGCGGGTGCCCTCCCGCACCCCGCGCAGCACCTCGAAGAGCGCCCGCGAGCGGCCCTCGAGCGAGCCGCCGTAGCCATCGGTACGGTCGTTGTGGCGCCCGTCGAGGAACTGCGTGAGCAGGTAGCCGTGCGCGCCGTGCACCTCGACCCCGTCGAAGCCCGCCCGCTCGGCACGCTGGGCGGCGACGACGAACCCCTCGACCGCCTCCTGCACCTCGGCGGTGGTCAGTGCCCGGGTGTTCTTCTCCGGGTCGTCCCACGGTGCGACGTTCGGCCCGCCGTGCACGTGCGGGTCGGCCCGACGACCGGCGTGGTGCAGCTGTACCGAGGACACGCTCCCGCTCGCCCGGATCCCGTCGGCCAGACGGGTCAGTCCCGGCAGGTGCCGCTCGTCACTGATCCCGAGCTGGCCGGCCCAGGCCTGTCCTGCCGGCGCGACGTAGGTGGCGCAGGTCATCGTCAGGCCGAATCCCCCTTCGGCCCGGGCCACCAGCCAGTGGTACTCGTCCTCGGAGAGGGTGCCGTCCGGGTTGCTCTGGGTGTTGGTCAGCGGGGCCAGGGCGAAGCGATTGGTCCAGGACGGCCCGTGGGCCAGGTCGAGCCCGTCGTGCGGGTCGCAGGTGGAGGTCATGGGTCCATCCTCGCAAGGAGGGAAATACGAGCACAATCAACCATGTCGGACCCTCGCCACGGGACATGCGAGGGGGCCCGGTCCTTACCGGACCGGGCCCCTTCCCTCCCCCCGGAGCTGTGCCCCGTCGACAGTGATCGACGATAGGGCGGCGACGTCGACTCCCCCTCAGTGGACGACTACTGGTTTCGCCTACACCGGACCGTCGACGTCGCCCCCGAGCTTCCCCTGCGCCACCAGCAGCAGCGCGGGGATCGACGCCACGGGCACCCCCAGGGCCACGGCGATGATGACGTCCTCGTACCCGGCGCGGCGCAGCCGGAGAGCAACGCCGTGCGCCGGCGACATCTCGTCGACCCGTCTCTCCCACTCGCTGCTGGACATGGCC from Janibacter cremeus includes these protein-coding regions:
- a CDS encoding cytochrome P450/oxidoreductase, which codes for MSTACPVSRGAAEFDPFGDGYQQDPPAYVEWSRESEPVFYSPKLDYWVVTRYEDIKAIFRDNVTFSPSVALEKITPTSQAANDVLASYDYGMNRTLVNEDEPAHMERRRALMEPFSPEHLAHHEPMVRALVREYVDAFIDDGRADLVNQMFWEIPLTVALEFLGVPDDDKPKLREYSVAHTVNTWGRPEPEEQVAVAHAVGNFWQYAGGVLERMRERPEDHGWMQYGIRTQRELPEVVTDSYLHSMMMAGIVAAHETTANGIANAVKLLLENRAIWDQICAEPSLIPNAVEECLRHNGSQAAWRRITTAPTRIGGVAVPEGARILMVSSSGNHDPRRFEDPELVDVRRDDAADHLTFGYGAHQCLGKNLARMEMQIFLEELTGRLPHMRLAEQDFTYVPNTSFRGPEHLWVEWDPAANPERTQPSILQPRVEVNIGEPTTAHHSRPMRVESVVDAADGVRHITLSSADGTALPAFTPGSHIDVECGDSGIVRQYSLCGLPPAPVQPAGCPVPHIPRPQRYEIAVLREEESRGGSSWVHDHVREGEILTVRGPRNHFRLPERAQRYVFVAGGIGITPIRAMAAQAAREDVPYEIHYLGRERAGMAFAHELLAEHDDRLSVHCSGEGPRADLLQLMADNAQDGRAGRVHVYACGPQRMIDDLSAASADWPEESVVFEHFSSTLGELDPEVEHEFTVHLADSDTDLVVPRDRTLLQTLRDAGRQIPSNCQEGLCGTCEVPVLDGEVDHRDVVLTGSERREGDRMMSCCSRAVGDRIVLGL
- a CDS encoding homogentisate 1,2-dioxygenase, whose translation is MAHYRQIGPVPQQRHTLFKDEDGSILSEELMGEEGFSSDSSLLYHRHIPSAIVGAREWVLPDQSLVANQPLLPRHLKLHDLFTDEEAAATDAVTGRRLVLGNGDVRISYAVVGATSPLYKNAIGDECVYVERGSALVETQFGALEAAEGDYVIIPRATIHRWVLREGETARLYVIEANSHIAPPKRYLSRYGQFLEHSPYCERDLHGPTEPLLRQESDVDVYIKHRGRGEGGIAGTVHTVPDHPFDVVGWDGCLYPYTFNIRDYMPITGKVHQPPPVHQVFEGNNFVICNFLPRKVDYHELAVPVPYYHSNVDSDEIMFYVDGDYEARKGSGIGKGSISIHPGGHNHGPQPGAVEAALGVEYFDETAVMVDTFRPLDLGPAARATDDGKYASSWSGGRWLGGRTDA
- the fahA gene encoding fumarylacetoacetase, which gives rise to MTTAAARFGTTGFGAENLPYASFSVAGGDRRLGVRLGDQVIAIAALAAQVGTPRLDDAARDAVSGPDLDALLAAGHTAWQPLRTWLQEVVTTDGLDTAVESAATPVADVQLHLPFTVADYVDYYASEHHASNIGQMFRPDEDPLKPNWKHLPVGYHGRAGTVIASGTDIPRPKGLRPDPSGTPSFGASRRLDIEAELGFVVGGSAPEGEVTVARAGAEHLFGVVLFNDWSARDIQAYEYVPLGPYLGKSFASSISMWVVPFDALTDARVEPPTRDHELTAYLDDSVDGPWGLDITMEVEIDGQVVSNPPARTLYWTAPQMVAHMSVNGASLRPGDFFGSGTVSGTEVDQRGSFIELSWGGKEPLTLDNGHEQTFLTDGQTVTLRGTAPGANGSVIDFGECVGTITPAT
- a CDS encoding IclR family transcriptional regulator, whose amino-acid sequence is MSTLQTLDRGLEAIEIISQRTGGISPAALADELGVHRAGAYRILTTLEHRRLVAKGNDGRYRLGSGTLVVAGRFMSQYRASAQPVVQDLADRSGCTAFVAIADRSESIAIAVAEPAARGSIGISYQVGARHPLEQGADGLAILAQRPERESDSEAVRRSRAQGYAISDGEVQPGAVGVAIGTGEASSGSDVEASIGVIRLGLPGDLDIDRLLPLVHDARASVARLY
- a CDS encoding Fic family protein translates to MTADTGSWAVGWESLPWHRDPTRPLSRSQRARVRSTYEAAIPSTIASQELTIDPDVLAQADDARAEISRFDADLSRMLPGTELAPLSAVLLRTESASSSQIEQVTAGARALAMGTLDLAKPGSNAQLVTANVAAMTSAIDLADSVNPSSVLAIHAALMHGQRHANPGALRTEQVWIGGTSISPHGAEFVPPQHPRVSTAMDDLCDFVARTDVPLLAQCAIAHAQFETIHPFSDGNGRVGRALVHTMLQQAGATTRATVPISAGLLTDTAAYFAALTAYRDGDINPIIARFVEATFLAIGNGRLLAQQLVEIHDAWSASIRARRTATIWHVLPLLLSQPVVTSAHVQHVAGVSQPAADQIIARLREAGILTKASAGQRYVTWVATDVTGALDDFAERARRG
- a CDS encoding MFS transporter → MTTDRSSPSRLLFTTLVLLTTITAVAGSLGAPLVPGIAHDFDVPLTAAQWSLTLTMLAGAVATPIIGRMSAGRDRMRAVVLGLGGATLGGLLCALPLGFGAFLTGRTLQGLGYGLTPVAIAIAREALPQQRRAGAIAILSVTTVAGAGLGYPIAATMADLWGIRVAFGVGTALCAATLVLALLTLPPNPDTAGTTVDWWGTALLAGGTTAILVALAEVSTLPIGRVALLAAVGAAACAAWVWWSRRVAHPLVDVTLASRPVPLLTHVTSMLLGVGVYMLFPLVVIVVQDPVWGMGHGASAAGLLLVPYALASVVGSRLSQRLVPWVPGTMLLPLGAATYLSAFVLLVIAHERVWQLLLAMAIAGIGSGLSFAGIPGLLVGSVPRSETGSAIAFTMVVRYLGFSVGSALAVTVLTFGGEGGEAGFVRALLVACGVGTLTVVLTTWLALRVRGGIGRW
- a CDS encoding GntP family permease, translating into MTLALLGILLSLGLLITLAYRGHSVIAVAPVAASIAVIMSGAPLLASYTQIFMPALGSFLIAFFPLFLVGAIFGRLMTISGYAQDLARWISGILGPRFAILVTVLATALLTYGGVSAWVVVFTIFPIGMALFEEADIPRRLMPAAIALGIFTFATAALPGSPQIHNTIPTKFFGTNTFAAPGLGLLAAVLVFGLGMLWLEHRQRQLAHAGESFWDPTHAELKQSRRGNITSGPDTGGASTSLPAADSGGGPVSSGTQGGRGPAVATREMTTTSATTVTTGQTTATRPSASAGLIGLSPILAIVAVNALCTYLLFPAMDFGYLADEKFGATSIDALTGIWSVTVAMLAGIVLVFLMRIGSFSEYVDGLSDGAKNAVLPVFNTASEVGYGAVIASLAVFVAIRDNIFGISDNPLIVAAASTSGISGLTGSASGGLTITLQTFGTDLAQMATDQGISMGLMHRVTAMASIGFDSLPHNGAIITLLLVTGLSHRESYKDIFVVTVLVPLAGLLTVIGLGMAVGSF